In Aphanothece sacrum FPU1, a single genomic region encodes these proteins:
- a CDS encoding Crp/Fnr family transcriptional regulator codes for MLLTDHLTHPLSSRESTEEGRLHFYERGEEIPLVSEGVWQVYRGVAQLSQLSHQGEEILLGWAQTSTFFGLWLTHLESYQAKALSDIYLKWYPLTDINDSSVLAQMMLNQLVRRMRQTEALLAIAGLKRVEERLQELLNLLKQEMGETHLQGTRLSVRLTHQNLASAIGTTRVTVTRLLGEFQRQGRVNFDSERHLIIN; via the coding sequence ATGTTGTTAACCGATCACCTGACTCACCCTCTGTCCTCCCGTGAATCCACAGAGGAAGGGCGATTACACTTTTATGAGCGAGGTGAGGAAATTCCTTTAGTTTCTGAGGGAGTTTGGCAAGTTTATCGCGGGGTGGCTCAACTGAGTCAACTGTCTCATCAAGGGGAAGAAATTTTATTAGGTTGGGCCCAAACTTCTACCTTTTTTGGCTTATGGTTGACTCATTTGGAGTCTTATCAAGCAAAAGCTTTATCTGATATATATCTTAAATGGTATCCTTTGACTGACATTAATGATTCCTCTGTTTTGGCTCAAATGATGTTAAATCAATTGGTAAGACGTATGAGACAAACTGAAGCTTTATTAGCGATCGCGGGTTTAAAACGGGTTGAAGAAAGATTACAAGAATTACTTAATTTACTGAAACAAGAAATGGGAGAAACACATCTTCAAGGTACTCGTTTATCCGTTCGTTTAACTCATCAAAATTTGGCCAGTGCTATCGGTACTACAAGGGTGACAGTTACCCGCTTATTAGGAGAATTTCAACGTCAAGGACGGGTTAATTTTGATAGTGAACGACATCTTATTATTAATTGA
- a CDS encoding AI-2E family transporter → MTEKKQLSSILPLLIGVACVVIIVAGMRAASSILNSFFLGLMIAIGIAPLLRWLNSKRIPQGLALVLVILGVLVAGLIFITFLGVSLSQLSETLPSYELKLTEFKDHIEVILRESGLNAQQLIPLSQLSIINYQLSINNKMSFTIKINPSLTLKFS, encoded by the coding sequence ATGACGGAAAAAAAACAATTATCTAGTATTCTTCCTTTATTAATTGGTGTTGCTTGTGTTGTTATTATTGTAGCGGGAATGAGGGCAGCATCTTCAATTTTAAATTCTTTTTTCTTGGGTTTAATGATTGCTATTGGCATTGCTCCTCTGTTGCGCTGGCTAAACAGTAAACGAATTCCTCAAGGTTTAGCGTTGGTTCTAGTTATTTTAGGAGTATTGGTTGCAGGATTAATTTTCATTACTTTTTTGGGAGTTTCTTTGTCTCAATTATCAGAAACTTTGCCTAGTTATGAATTAAAATTAACTGAATTTAAAGATCATATTGAGGTAATTTTGAGAGAAAGCGGTTTAAATGCACAACAGCTTATTCCACTTTCACAATTATCAATTATCAATTATCAATTATCAATTAATAATAAGATGTCGTTCACTATCAAAATTAACCCGTCCTTGACGTTGAAATTCTCCTAA
- a CDS encoding DNA double-strand break repair nuclease NurA, translating into MLDIAKLAGKIPGISQHFKAQVTASYEKLEQSQIILQEIQAKQQELIEKHETWRDHLIFSVAIPVEPLNTCITINAPPYSHSVFATDGSQIAPSHHEIAYCYLINVGRIMLHYGQNLHPLLDSLPEVYYRPEDLYISKQWGIRTEEWMGYRRTVLEAEVLAEMACCWVQPPGAHYDPNLAMVDGSLIYWFLDGLHYEARDRILPPILSAWEQLQEARIPFMGYVSASRSTEAVNFLRLYTCPFDNPNCGSYCLDLEEKQAPCQVIEPLRDTTVWGQLLQPGQRGPLWRSSLRILDLYGEEQHIYFCYVNVGTEIARIEIPAWVAQDSTLLEQALGIMLGQVSKGYGYPVALAEAHNQAVIRGGDRVRFFALLEQQMIRVGLQNVGTSYKEARKRGSIA; encoded by the coding sequence ATGTTAGATATCGCCAAACTCGCCGGAAAAATCCCTGGAATTAGTCAACATTTTAAAGCACAAGTGACCGCCAGCTATGAAAAATTAGAACAATCTCAAATTATTTTGCAAGAAATCCAAGCCAAACAGCAAGAATTAATCGAAAAACACGAAACTTGGCGCGATCACTTGATATTTTCTGTGGCCATTCCCGTCGAACCCCTAAACACTTGTATAACTATTAATGCTCCTCCTTATAGTCATAGTGTTTTTGCAACTGATGGCTCTCAAATTGCCCCCTCTCACCACGAAATTGCCTACTGTTATTTAATTAATGTGGGGCGAATTATGTTGCATTATGGGCAAAATTTACACCCATTGCTTGATAGTTTACCGGAAGTTTATTATCGACCCGAAGATCTTTATATTTCTAAACAATGGGGCATTCGTACAGAAGAATGGATGGGGTATCGACGCACGGTTTTAGAAGCAGAAGTCTTAGCAGAAATGGCCTGTTGTTGGGTTCAACCACCTGGGGCCCATTATGACCCTAATTTGGCGATGGTGGATGGTTCTCTGATTTATTGGTTTCTCGATGGTTTACACTATGAAGCCCGCGATCGCATTTTACCTCCCATTCTGTCAGCTTGGGAACAGTTACAAGAAGCGCGTATCCCCTTCATGGGTTATGTAAGTGCCTCTCGTAGCACTGAAGCAGTTAATTTTTTACGGTTATATACTTGTCCGTTTGATAACCCTAATTGTGGTAGTTATTGTTTAGATTTAGAAGAAAAACAAGCCCCTTGTCAAGTCATTGAACCTCTAAGAGATACGACAGTTTGGGGACAATTATTACAACCCGGACAACGGGGACCATTATGGCGAAGTTCTTTACGTATTTTAGATTTATATGGAGAAGAACAACATATTTATTTTTGTTATGTTAATGTGGGAACAGAAATTGCTCGCATAGAAATTCCGGCTTGGGTGGCTCAAGATTCGACCTTATTAGAGCAAGCATTAGGTATTATGTTAGGGCAAGTTAGTAAAGGATATGGTTATCCTGTGGCGTTAGCTGAAGCTCATAATCAGGCAGTAATTCGAGGAGGTGATCGGGTTCGTTTTTTTGCTTTACTCGAACAACAAATGATTCGAGTTGGGTTACAAAATGTGGGAACTTCTTATAAAGAAGCTAGAAAAAGAGGCAGTATTGCTTAG
- a CDS encoding type II toxin-antitoxin system HicB family antitoxin codes for MEKIPKLHIEKLPEGLYLATSDDLPGLVVQGRTITETLEIARDIVSKLIEAKKERNQGD; via the coding sequence ATGGAAAAAATACCTAAATTACACATTGAAAAATTACCTGAAGGATTATATTTAGCTACTTCTGATGATTTACCTGGCTTAGTTGTTCAGGGAAGAACAATTACCGAAACATTAGAAATTGCCAGGGATATTGTGAGCAAATTAATAGAGGCAAAAAAAGAACGTAATCAAGGTGATTGA
- a CDS encoding glycosyltransferase family 2 protein, which translates to MNSTPERIELSIIVPVYNESPNIDTLFNRILSVLNELNLTYEIICVDDGSRDNTLMSLMNYHLRYSSIKVISLSRNFGKEIALSAGLDYAQGKAIIPIDADLQDPPELIGELIAKWREGYDIVYCKRRSRQGETWLKQLTADVFYRLISGISPIPIPRDTGDFRLLDQRVVTALKQMPERNRFMKGLFAWVGFKQTEILYDRSPRYKGITKWNYWKLWNFALDGITSFSLVPLKVWSYLGLILSLLAFIYGSFLILRTLILGIDVPGYASLMVTILFLGGVQLISLGIIGEYLGRVYQEVKQRPLYLVRELYGLSPNRIPISSLKSDIKDN; encoded by the coding sequence ATGAATTCCACTCCAGAAAGAATCGAACTATCTATTATTGTTCCTGTTTATAATGAATCTCCTAATATTGATACCCTATTTAACCGAATTTTATCTGTCTTAAACGAATTAAATTTAACTTATGAAATTATTTGTGTTGATGATGGAAGTCGAGATAATACTCTGATGAGTTTGATGAACTATCATTTGCGATATTCGTCTATTAAAGTTATTAGTTTATCCCGTAATTTTGGCAAAGAAATTGCCTTAAGTGCAGGTCTTGATTATGCTCAAGGAAAAGCGATAATTCCTATTGATGCTGATTTACAAGATCCCCCAGAATTAATTGGAGAATTAATTGCTAAATGGCGTGAAGGCTATGATATTGTTTATTGTAAACGGCGATCGCGTCAAGGGGAAACCTGGTTAAAACAGTTAACGGCTGATGTTTTTTATCGTCTAATTAGCGGTATTAGTCCCATTCCTATTCCTAGAGATACGGGAGATTTTCGCTTATTAGATCAACGGGTTGTAACGGCCTTAAAACAAATGCCAGAACGCAATCGTTTTATGAAAGGATTGTTTGCTTGGGTAGGATTTAAACAAACTGAAATTCTTTATGATCGTTCTCCTCGTTATAAAGGAATAACAAAATGGAATTACTGGAAACTATGGAATTTTGCCCTGGATGGTATAACTTCTTTTAGTTTAGTTCCTTTAAAAGTTTGGAGTTATCTTGGGTTGATTTTATCTTTACTCGCGTTTATTTATGGCTCATTTTTAATTTTGCGAACCTTAATTTTAGGAATTGATGTTCCTGGTTATGCTTCTTTAATGGTGACAATTTTATTTTTAGGAGGTGTCCAATTAATTAGTTTAGGAATTATTGGCGAATATTTAGGTCGAGTTTATCAAGAAGTTAAACAACGTCCCCTTTATTTAGTCCGAGAACTTTATGGATTAAGTCCTAATCGTATTCCCATATCTTCTTTAAAATCGGACATCAAAGATAATTGA
- a CDS encoding CBS domain-containing protein: MDLILCHQTADFDVLGAAVGLSLLKVGSRIVLTGGAHPTVRDFLALHRDEIALIELRSVNPKKIRSLIVVDNQQRDRLGKAADWFNLPHINTIELYDHHLNSISDIPATWTQIEFVGATTTLIVEKMQRENIQPNPIEATIMALGIHVDTGSLTFPQSTSRDAYGLAWLMEMGANVKTIAEYCDPGFSPQLQELLAESLDKLETITIRGYTFAWVLLNTENFVPGLSNLTERLLELTEKNALLLAHSYSKRHHNNPEHNGRLTVIGRTRIDGTNLNQLFQSYGGGGHAQAASLMLRDGSPDLILKQLVTEFIAQIPHPLTARDLMSSPVRTIRPETTIEQAQRVLFRYGHSGLSVVDENDCLVGIISRRDLDLALHHGFSHAPVKGYMTRQLKTITPDTLLPDIESIMVTYDVGRLPVVEADKLLGIVTRTDVLRQIHQERGDKKDENGKRIPVISCLLPAIRDRLAAPIWKLLQLAATEAQKRGWHLYVVGGAVRDLLLTETQDILLVQDIDLVVDGFHNSVEVGAGVELALIIQKMFPNARLSVHGEFQTAALLWHKDPELGSLWIDIATSRTEFYPYPAANPEVEASSIRQDLYRRDFTINALAVRLTPPREGELLDFFGGMIDLRSRQIRVLHANSFIEDPTRIYRAVRFAVRLNFELEPQTEDYIRYAIDSGIYERLRLENHPTPALTTRLKAELKYILDSHYWQPALKLLAHLDALHCLHSEIVLDESSWWQIRCISRWLQYLDPYNQLEHWLIRLEILIAQLNEEERTKIAHNLNLPKESIERLKLITKIESEVKDKLLNCDRLSHIFRVLHPYKFSNLILVGVRSPKKIRRLIWQYLTKWSKIQAPLTGDDLKAMGYKPGPKYKQVLDQLLTKTLDGDIKTREEAEVFVKQMMIEQG; the protein is encoded by the coding sequence ATGGATTTAATTTTATGTCATCAAACGGCAGATTTCGACGTATTAGGGGCAGCAGTAGGACTTTCTCTCCTTAAAGTGGGGAGTCGTATTGTCTTAACGGGTGGGGCCCATCCAACAGTTCGAGATTTTTTAGCCTTACATCGGGATGAAATTGCTTTAATTGAATTAAGAAGTGTTAACCCTAAAAAAATTCGTAGTTTAATTGTAGTAGATAATCAACAACGCGATCGCTTAGGAAAAGCGGCTGATTGGTTTAATTTACCCCATATTAACACCATTGAATTATACGATCATCATCTTAATAGTATTTCAGATATTCCTGCGACTTGGACTCAAATTGAATTTGTGGGGGCTACTACTACTTTAATTGTGGAAAAAATGCAGAGAGAAAATATTCAGCCTAACCCCATTGAAGCAACTATCATGGCGTTAGGAATTCATGTAGATACTGGTTCTCTGACTTTTCCTCAGTCCACTTCACGAGACGCTTATGGGTTAGCTTGGTTAATGGAAATGGGGGCTAATGTTAAAACCATTGCTGAATATTGTGATCCTGGTTTTTCTCCTCAATTACAAGAGTTATTAGCAGAATCTTTAGACAAATTAGAAACGATAACTATTAGAGGTTATACTTTTGCCTGGGTTCTTCTTAATACAGAAAATTTTGTCCCTGGATTATCTAATTTAACAGAAAGATTGCTGGAATTAACAGAAAAAAATGCTTTATTATTAGCTCATTCTTATTCTAAAAGACATCATAATAATCCTGAACATAATGGACGTTTAACGGTGATCGGAAGAACTAGAATTGATGGAACTAATCTCAATCAATTATTCCAATCTTATGGAGGAGGAGGTCATGCTCAAGCAGCTTCTCTTATGTTACGAGATGGGTCACCAGACCTTATTTTAAAACAATTAGTTACCGAATTTATTGCCCAAATTCCTCACCCCTTAACCGCAAGAGATTTAATGTCTTCTCCTGTGCGAACAATTCGTCCTGAAACCACCATAGAACAAGCACAACGAGTCTTATTTCGTTATGGACATTCTGGGTTATCAGTGGTTGATGAAAATGATTGTTTAGTGGGAATTATTTCTCGTAGAGATTTAGATTTAGCTTTACATCATGGGTTTAGTCATGCTCCCGTTAAAGGTTATATGACTCGACAGTTAAAAACTATTACTCCTGATACTTTGTTACCTGATATTGAGTCAATTATGGTGACATATGATGTGGGAAGATTACCCGTTGTTGAAGCAGATAAGTTATTAGGAATTGTCACTCGCACAGATGTTTTAAGACAAATTCATCAGGAACGAGGCGATAAAAAAGATGAAAATGGTAAGAGAATTCCTGTAATTTCTTGTTTGTTACCTGCTATCCGCGATCGCTTAGCTGCCCCAATTTGGAAATTATTACAGTTAGCCGCAACGGAAGCTCAAAAACGAGGTTGGCATTTATATGTTGTAGGAGGGGCAGTCAGAGATTTACTATTAACAGAAACTCAGGATATTTTGTTGGTTCAAGATATTGATTTAGTAGTAGATGGATTTCATAACTCTGTTGAGGTGGGAGCCGGAGTAGAATTAGCTTTAATTATTCAAAAAATGTTCCCTAATGCCCGTTTATCAGTGCATGGAGAGTTCCAAACTGCTGCTTTATTGTGGCATAAAGATCCAGAATTAGGGTCATTATGGATTGATATTGCTACCTCTAGAACAGAATTTTATCCCTATCCTGCCGCTAATCCAGAAGTAGAAGCTAGTTCCATTCGTCAGGATTTGTATCGTAGAGATTTTACAATTAATGCCTTAGCAGTGAGGTTAACTCCCCCCAGAGAAGGGGAATTATTAGACTTTTTTGGAGGAATGATCGACTTGCGATCGCGTCAAATTCGGGTACTTCATGCCAATAGTTTTATTGAAGATCCAACTCGTATTTATCGGGCTGTTCGTTTTGCTGTTCGTTTGAATTTTGAACTTGAACCTCAAACAGAAGATTATATTCGTTATGCTATTGACAGTGGTATTTATGAACGATTACGATTAGAAAATCATCCGACTCCAGCTTTAACAACTCGCTTAAAAGCTGAGTTAAAATATATTTTAGATTCTCATTATTGGCAACCAGCCCTTAAGTTATTGGCTCATTTAGATGCGTTGCATTGTTTACATTCTGAGATTGTGTTAGATGAGTCATCATGGTGGCAAATTCGCTGTATTTCTCGCTGGTTACAATATCTTGACCCTTATAATCAGTTAGAACATTGGTTAATTAGATTAGAAATATTAATTGCTCAATTAAATGAAGAAGAAAGAACAAAAATTGCTCATAATCTAAACTTACCTAAAGAAAGTATTGAAAGACTCAAGCTCATCACAAAAATTGAATCAGAGGTCAAGGATAAATTACTTAATTGTGATCGTCTAAGTCATATTTTTAGGGTATTACATCCCTATAAATTCTCAAATTTAATCTTAGTGGGAGTGCGTTCTCCTAAAAAAATTCGTCGTCTGATTTGGCAATATTTAACTAAGTGGTCAAAAATTCAAGCACCTTTAACGGGGGATGATCTTAAAGCAATGGGATATAAACCAGGGCCCAAGTATAAACAAGTTTTAGATCAATTATTAACTAAAACCTTGGACGGGGATATTAAAACTAGAGAAGAAGCAGAAGTATTCGTCAAGCAAATGATGATTGAACAAGGTTAA
- a CDS encoding IS4 family transposase, which produces MLPEIYNNHLTKYLKKSEYLILLIMIELVQVYRKIRFYELASYFPSPILFESKRKKLKRFFEIPCLTIEGVWIPIIKQWLKQSFSTGDVLHIAIDRTQWGLINILMVSLVIDNRGIPLYFELLDHIGNSNFDTQKSILARILLFLKEYKIVVLGDREFCSVELAKWLHGQKRVYYALRLKKSNYIEVEKEMWTRLKDLGLSSGMSLFYQGVKVTKTKGFIGSNIVAKWKKKYRGIETKEAWFIITNLTSIDETIDAYKKRFCIEEMFRDFKKGGYDLERTKLTGHRLTSLIILITLAYSMATFSGKIIKEKGLAKYVGRVRKNKKMRRRHSNFYIGLHGKDWVDSCDLFTVEAQALMQLSPEKRAYYRRGRRAISLIKSSL; this is translated from the coding sequence ATGTTACCAGAAATTTATAACAACCATTTAACAAAGTATCTGAAAAAATCGGAATATTTAATACTGTTAATCATGATAGAATTAGTGCAAGTATATAGGAAAATTAGGTTTTATGAGTTAGCTAGTTATTTTCCCAGTCCCATTTTATTTGAAAGTAAGAGAAAAAAGTTAAAACGGTTTTTCGAGATTCCTTGTTTGACAATTGAAGGAGTATGGATACCTATCATAAAACAGTGGTTAAAGCAATCATTTAGTACAGGAGATGTCTTACATATTGCCATAGATAGAACCCAATGGGGGTTGATTAATATTTTGATGGTAAGTCTGGTAATTGATAATAGAGGAATTCCCTTATATTTTGAGTTGCTAGATCACATCGGTAATAGTAACTTTGACACACAGAAAAGTATATTAGCCCGAATATTACTCTTTCTAAAAGAATATAAAATAGTTGTCTTAGGGGATAGAGAATTCTGCTCAGTTGAACTAGCAAAATGGTTACATGGACAAAAAAGAGTTTATTATGCACTCAGATTGAAGAAAAGCAACTATATTGAAGTAGAAAAGGAAATGTGGACGCGACTAAAAGATTTAGGATTATCTTCAGGAATGTCTTTATTTTATCAAGGAGTTAAAGTTACGAAAACAAAAGGATTTATAGGCAGTAATATAGTGGCGAAATGGAAAAAGAAGTATAGAGGAATAGAGACAAAAGAAGCTTGGTTTATTATCACAAATTTAACCAGTATTGATGAGACGATTGACGCTTATAAAAAGAGATTTTGTATTGAGGAAATGTTTCGGGATTTTAAGAAAGGTGGTTATGATTTAGAAAGAACGAAATTAACAGGACATCGCCTTACTTCCTTAATTATATTGATTACTCTAGCTTATTCAATGGCAACATTTTCTGGAAAAATTATTAAAGAGAAAGGATTGGCAAAATATGTGGGGAGAGTCAGAAAAAACAAGAAAATGCGACGGAGACACAGTAACTTTTATATCGGTCTTCATGGAAAAGATTGGGTTGACTCTTGTGATTTATTTACCGTTGAAGCCCAGGCATTAATGCAATTAAGCCCCGAAAAACGCGCCTATTATCGACGAGGACGACGGGCTATATCCCTGATTAAGTCTAGCTTATAG
- a CDS encoding helix-turn-helix domain-containing protein, giving the protein MKYVSIAKAAHLLGISRQRVQQLLYAGRIKGALKEGRFWQIPLDKHDMPQIIPGTRGPQGTWRKRPQQSKTYIHVSQHKIRENRKKLIKEPVICVRQGKKVNYCHQVDILEGICRLVLAWGHKNL; this is encoded by the coding sequence ATGAAGTATGTAAGTATCGCAAAAGCAGCACATCTTTTAGGAATTTCTCGTCAACGGGTGCAACAACTGCTCTACGCGGGTAGAATCAAAGGAGCTTTAAAAGAGGGCAGATTTTGGCAAATTCCCCTAGATAAACATGATATGCCCCAAATTATTCCCGGAACAAGGGGGCCACAGGGAACCTGGCGCAAACGTCCTCAACAAAGCAAAACATATATTCATGTCAGTCAACATAAGATTCGAGAAAACCGCAAAAAACTGATTAAGGAGCCTGTAATTTGTGTGAGACAAGGCAAAAAAGTCAATTATTGTCATCAAGTTGATATTTTAGAGGGAATATGCCGACTTGTCCTGGCGTGGGGACATAAAAATCTATAA
- a CDS encoding TldD/PmbA family protein, with protein sequence MTINPEKLIELALTAGALTAEVYQSRSLSHPVFFEANRLKQLESSQSEGTALRLWREGCPGLAVAYGDVEETALVERAIALSQLNPPETIELSESRTAIYPNVGEIIPVETLVETGKNAIAKLREFYPDILCSGEFSCEVDTTLLINSQGLHCQYEDTSINYYLGVEWVRGEDFLAIYEGEYSRNQINLDRVIKDILKRLEWAQNNVTPPTGRIPILLTPNATAMLWGTVSEAINAKRVLEQSSPWSDKLGQMVVSQILTLSQQPDYKPYRCPFDDEGTPTQTLSLITQGRLEQFYSDRTTARTLGTQSTGNGFRPGLGRYPTPSLINVILESGTTSLDNLISRLDEGIIVDQMLGDGSDISGDFSINVDLGYRIEKGQITGRVKDTMIAGNVYTALKQVIALGNDCQWTGSCYTPSLIVDGLSVVG encoded by the coding sequence ATGACTATCAACCCAGAAAAACTCATTGAATTAGCATTAACAGCAGGGGCCTTGACGGCAGAAGTCTATCAATCTCGTTCTTTATCCCATCCCGTATTTTTTGAAGCCAACCGCTTAAAACAATTAGAAAGTTCCCAGTCAGAGGGAACTGCCTTACGGTTATGGAGAGAAGGTTGTCCAGGGTTAGCGGTGGCTTATGGAGACGTAGAAGAAACTGCGTTAGTCGAAAGAGCGATCGCCCTATCTCAATTGAACCCTCCCGAAACCATAGAATTAAGTGAATCTCGTACCGCTATTTATCCCAATGTAGGGGAAATTATCCCCGTTGAAACCTTAGTAGAAACAGGAAAAAATGCGATCGCCAAACTGCGAGAGTTTTACCCCGATATTCTCTGTAGTGGGGAGTTTAGCTGTGAAGTAGATACCACCCTATTAATTAATTCTCAAGGACTTCATTGTCAATATGAAGATACCTCAATCAATTATTATTTGGGAGTAGAATGGGTCAGAGGAGAGGATTTTTTAGCCATTTATGAGGGAGAATATAGCCGTAACCAAATTAATCTGGATCGGGTCATTAAAGATATTTTAAAAAGGTTAGAATGGGCCCAAAATAATGTTACTCCCCCAACCGGACGGATTCCCATTTTATTAACTCCTAATGCTACAGCCATGTTATGGGGAACTGTCTCAGAAGCAATCAACGCTAAACGAGTCTTAGAACAATCATCTCCTTGGAGTGACAAGTTAGGACAAATGGTGGTTTCCCAGATATTAACCCTGTCACAACAACCCGATTATAAACCTTATCGCTGTCCCTTTGATGATGAAGGAACCCCCACTCAAACCCTATCTTTAATTACTCAAGGCCGACTTGAACAATTTTACAGCGATCGCACGACTGCCCGCACTTTAGGTACTCAGAGTACAGGAAATGGGTTTAGACCAGGGTTAGGACGTTATCCTACTCCTAGTTTGATTAATGTGATCCTAGAGTCGGGAACAACATCTTTAGACAACTTGATCAGCCGATTAGATGAAGGAATTATCGTCGATCAAATGTTAGGAGACGGTAGTGATATTTCGGGAGACTTTTCGATTAATGTGGATCTTGGATATCGGATTGAAAAAGGTCAAATTACAGGTCGAGTTAAAGATACGATGATAGCAGGAAATGTTTATACAGCCCTTAAACAAGTGATTGCTTTAGGGAATGATTGTCAATGGACGGGTTCTTGTTACACACCTTCGTTAATTGTAGACGGCTTATCTGTAGTAGGTTAA
- a CDS encoding 4a-hydroxytetrahydrobiopterin dehydratase produces the protein MSDLKPLSSQELQTVLRQLDGWTQKDGKLHRQFEFKSFVEAFGFMSSVALVAESMGHHPEWFNVYNRVIIDLTTHDAGGITNKDVELAKKAGELARR, from the coding sequence ATGAGTGATCTTAAGCCCCTATCTTCCCAAGAATTACAGACTGTTTTAAGACAATTAGACGGATGGACACAAAAAGACGGAAAATTGCACCGTCAATTTGAGTTTAAGTCATTTGTTGAAGCTTTTGGATTTATGTCTAGTGTCGCTTTAGTAGCTGAATCTATGGGCCATCATCCTGAATGGTTTAATGTCTATAATCGTGTCATCATTGATTTAACAACTCATGATGCAGGTGGGATTACAAATAAAGATGTAGAGTTAGCTAAAAAAGCGGGAGAATTAGCCCGACGTTAA
- a CDS encoding type II toxin-antitoxin system RelE family toxin → MSYSLSFEPESITDLDNLTQSVRVRILNKIEWLRSNSAQISHLPLTANWSGFYKLRVGNYRVIYEFDLDLQIVIIIRVGHRSEIY, encoded by the coding sequence ATGAGTTATTCTCTTAGTTTTGAACCAGAGTCAATAACTGATTTAGATAATCTAACTCAGTCAGTGCGAGTACGGATTCTCAACAAAATTGAGTGGTTAAGGAGCAATTCTGCACAGATTTCTCATCTTCCTCTAACAGCCAACTGGTCGGGTTTTTATAAACTAAGAGTAGGGAATTATCGAGTGATTTATGAGTTTGATCTAGATCTTCAGATAGTCATTATTATTAGAGTAGGTCATCGCAGTGAAATTTATTAA